A region from the Leishmania panamensis strain MHOM/PA/94/PSC-1 chromosome 20 sequence genome encodes:
- a CDS encoding hypothetical protein (TriTrypDB/GeneDB-style sysID: LpmP.20.3870) has protein sequence MTSLKDRIAAVLFFGNPEEALTAEKVRNAEAMTKATEVRLEHNQDEKEFKEKVLQLDKRIKAQRERYARQATPLLKEFDDIAISQHYYQEVGNSVTAQEAFVGQMAQRETQQFGYVSKKLISVSLNLEALRQQMLSGQPFMRELKAALDDAESEDLNVISEPLRAFADRGIPKPTLVRAAAFDLARSIEETGKSPVPQPVLGWLDLFKFRSAFSPSTVGQNEVRARRTAALFTRYVEQNQYASALALAEEVDTWTRNERDSSVEYFNNSYKSFRQATLPTITAEIFFAYTTAFLNASRIACVEQMLQE, from the coding sequence ATGACGTCGTTAAAGGACAGGATTGCCGCAGTTCTCTTCTTTGGCAACCCTGAGGAGGCGCTAACTGCCGAGAAGGTGCGCAATGCCGAGGCCATGACCAAGGCAACAGAGGTACGCCTGGAGCACAACCAAGATGAAAAGGAGTTCAAGGAAAAGGTCCTGCAGCTGGACAAGCGTATCAAGGCGCAGCGGGAGCGCTACGCTCGACAGGCTACCCCGCTGCTGAAGGAATTCGACGATATCGCCATATCCCAGCACTACTATCAGGAGGTGGGAAACAGTGTGACAGCGCAGGAGGCGTTTGTGGGTCAAATGGCGCAGCGGGAGACGCAGCAGTTCGGTTACGTGAGCAAGAAGCTCATCTCCGTCAGCCTCAACTTGGAGGCTCTCCGCCAGCAGATGCTCTCCGGGCAGCCGTTTATGCGAGAACTAAAGGCTGCTCTTGATGATGCGGAGAGTGAGGATCTGAACGTTATCTCAGAGCCACTCCGTGCATTTGCCGACCGCGGCATCCCTAAGCCGACGCttgtgcgcgccgccgcttttGATCTCGCCCGCTCTATCGAAGAAACCGGTAAGTCACCAGTGCCGCAACCGGTGCTGGGGTGGCTGGACCTTTTCAAATTCCGCAGCGCCTTTAGTCCCTCAACGGTGGGACAAAACGAAGTCCGCGCCCGCCGCACCGCGGCGCTGTTCACGCGCTACGTTGAGCAGAACCAGTACGCAAGTGCGCTGGCCCTGGCGGAAGAGGTGGACACATGGACGCGCAATGAGCGCGACTCGTCAGTGGAGTACTTTAACAACTCCTACAAGAGCTTCCGACAGGCAACTCTGCCAACGATCACAGCTGAGATCTTTTTTGCCTacaccaccgccttcctcAACGCTTCACGAATCGCATGTGTGGAACAGATGCTGCAGGAGTGA
- a CDS encoding hypothetical protein (TriTrypDB/GeneDB-style sysID: LpmP.20.3860) has product MRAQIVDLTRKLDESNEQRALLEASLGNREALPELYLAQCQEFMYAHAIAAASMMVDATSLSHNGGKPEQCKDVSTTDSAMTSPSRDTVIENLQKAIKDQSNRLKEVQYALKRSTNELQQRTEALRQQDESLAEMKHRLTELETSNTSLRQQLLNAPNTDEWKQAQEDLDQQLERTRLEYEIRESQLVLQYSAELQALRASHEREVHEMQREHRDAIAETLRAAQVSNAQAAVCNSVHPPGASDVPHHGTHPGKTDDDAYLNLLSDYKAMERQCATAMKERGAMMAQQKALLRELKDILHSAVGPLPASDTSNTSVTATTSADETQATAGWNSVTDIHNLKEAVRQIHEQSLRFAGLQEELMRTRREVMQLRRSTTGPSEDSLGAQQLQYVRSVVVRLFCSLSDVHVVRHLLPVLSTLLKFTDEDLKAITKAML; this is encoded by the coding sequence ATGCGTGCTCAGATTGTCGATCTAACCCGCAAGCTGGACGAGTCGAACGAGCAGCGCGCCCTCCTGGAAGCGTCTCTTGGCAACAGGGAAGCGCTTCCGGAGCTGTACCTTGCACAATGTCAGGAATTTATGTACGCTCatgccatcgctgccgcgtcTATGATGGTCGACGCCACTTCGCTTTCCCACAACGGTGGCAAACCAGAGCAATGCAAGGATGTCTCAACGACGGACTCTGCGATGACTTCGCCTTCGAGGGACACAGTCATCGAAAACCTGCAAAAGGCCATCAAGGATCAGTCGAACCGACTGAAGGAGGTCCAATATGCACTGAAGCGCTCAACGaatgagctgcagcagcgcacagagGCCCTCCGCCAACAAGACGAGAGTCTCGCCGAGATGAAGCATCGCCTCACTGAGTTGGAGACAAGCAACACGTCGCTCAGGCAACAGCTTCTTAACGCACCCAACACTGACGAGTGGAagcaggcgcaggaggaTCTAGACCAGCAACTCGAGCGGACTCGGCTAGAGTATGAAATTCGTGAAAGTCAGCTTGTCCTCCAGTACAGCGCCGAGCTGCAAGCCCTGAGAGCGTCACACGAGCGGGAGGTGCACGAGATGCAGCGAGAGCACCGCGATGCCATTGCAGAGACGCTTCGCGCTGCACAGGTGAGCAACGCACAAGCTGCCGTGTGTAACAGTGTGCATCCGCCTGGGGCAAGTGACGTCCCCCACCACGGCACACACCCCGGCAAAACCGATGATGATGCCTACTTGAACCTACTGAGCGATTACAAAGCAATGGAAAGGCAGTGTGCAACCGCCATGAAGGAGCGAGGCGCCATGATGGCTCAACAAAAAGCCCTTCTGCGTGAGCTGAAAGACATTTTGCACAGCGCAGTAGGGCCGCTTCCAGCTTCAGACACGAGTAATAcctccgtcaccgccacaacGTCCGCAGACGAGACCCAAGCCACTGCTGGGTGGAACTCGGTGACCGACATTCACAATCTCAAAGAGGCCGTGCGCCAGATCCACGAGCAGAGCCTGAGATTCGCCGGGCTtcaggaggagctgatgcGCACTCGTCGCGAAGtgatgcagctgcggcgctccACGACCGGGCCGTCGGAAGATAGTctcggtgcgcagcagctgcagtacgTGCGCTCCGTCGTGGTGCGACTCTTCTGCTCGCTGAGCGATGTCCATGTGGTGCGGCACCTGCTACCTGTTCTCAGCACGCTACTCAAGTTCACAGATGAGGATCTCAAGGCGATCACCAAGGCCATGCTGTAA
- a CDS encoding hypothetical protein (TriTrypDB/GeneDB-style sysID: LpmP.20.3890), with product MDTSPPAKFIAVHDYLSSCASWQQLLNESVADLPLSRLTPTEPLEVYCADLRGHNFSEAAPMTSASVYPLACAADIIKMQEDILRSEAGLLGVGFGSLVASCAALHAPDAFSSLTLFVNEIAQLQRCLPSSYLAGELFRSAPSNATGMAMLNSYLLDRVPNPEERAALLAAVEVRRGQTRFRFSKELLQYTEPLVLSAPAGSKFTKPTIVYVCGKDGGSSPEEESTLHARFPAVKVIKLDTQGESLTSSKLSVVPLFLQSCGMLGEINEAAMEQ from the coding sequence ATGGACACGAGCCCTCCAGCAAAGTTCATTGCCGTTCACGATTacctcagcagctgcgcatcgtggcagcagctgctaaACGAATCCGTCGCCGATCTTCCCTTGTCTCGATTAACGCCAACAGAACCACTAGAGGTGTACTGCGCTGACCTCCGTGGCCACAACTTCTCTGAAGCAGCCCCGATGACATCTGCCTCTGTCTACCCGCTCGCCTGTGCTGCGGACATCATCAAAATGCAGGAGGACATTCTGCGCTCCGAGGCGGGGCTGCTCGGGGTCGGTTTTGGTTCTCTCGTCGCCTCCTGTGCCGCTCTGCACGCACCAgacgccttctcctctctcacactcTTCGTGAACGAGATAGCGCAACTGCAACGATGCCTTCCGTCCTCTTATCTGGCTGGTGAGCTTTTCCGCAGCGCGCCATCCAACGCCACCGGAATGGCAATGCTGAATAGCTACCTGCTCGATCGAGTACCGAACCCAGAAGAGCGGGCAGCGCTTCTCGCCGCCGTGGAGGTGCGACGTGGCCAGACCCGGTTTCGGTTCAGTAAAGAACTCCTTCAGTACACCGAGCCACTGGTGCTTAGTGCGCCGGCTGGCAGCAAGTTCACCAAGCCGACCATCGTGTACGTATGCGGCAAGGATGGAGGCTCCTcgccggaggaggagtcCACGCTGCACGCACGTTTCCCTGCGGTGAAGGTTATCAAGCTCGACACGCAGGGGGAGTCGCTGACGTCCTCCAAGCTGAGTGTTGTCCCGCTGTTTCTTCAGTCGTGCGGCATGCTTGGCGAGATCAATGAGGCGGCCATGGAGCAATGA
- a CDS encoding hypothetical protein (TriTrypDB/GeneDB-style sysID: LpmP.20.3880), with translation MMLGNTSRVKQLLSTAQIYRRPGLLHEVVSKVRDAELSSGRPSAELRVLCAEVAVELKQWSIAAEALKGVGTAQETRLLAVRFTFCEVLVALHHIDESTFMTHEEKVQAYVSGAASALQALAEAVELWPDSLDAVLRGIHTLWHIASFLFSVGREADVCEAVSFLATLHQQLHIGGGYTLVQWLVRAALCLRAAERYNEAATRFSAALESAALMGNQRLFVQVLRLAAGVIFVKEKGNASCKTRFELLPGYRNRPVHFAVLLTYLLLGGLVEVEACKEDLQSAYCGLSEFIDAAPQPPESGAPASRGKKKQAAVKAAPAARLADAFAVTDPDVIDEVKSDMLFCISLHGTLSPEQVEELERKRSSLNCRVRSFATYAHVVRESHRHGLSSLGKCADASSISTSHRAEVRALASELVNVLKNTNAIHDESERQHTLRIGASLLWNLMLPFFQSGTMGDVQAALAAVADVSQAFVPSLKKLFFQAVTLQCQTAFEDNNRSVLHHLLPMLQRECDYGQVEGEVPACLFRLHWLQRQMAIRDELENSLTSPQDRCLFALEQARCISNPLKRIPVIKTAFRHLPPVVQESDVLPTSAEATEPQKAAPVRGVFTTCRSTVQVYRELLELCMQDLSASLYAVAMAVAEALRGLPYPVSAAGNTEIEEVRAAASLHAATILARQLEEGEPHRSQKDARSAELAEPRIAATEDSEGCLAALLLEAAQRGAELECRRSGSGSWIAANACVAFLNWKRPAYARGEYRAHLLELLDLQKLYIALFEHEQVQDVELLSALTTSSVIGLVVEYLEATKPPPELEGLPLAKQISRDGFEALVQRLRACTHCEPSNAQLRHAQVMCLEALHLIPVMKQKWFLATLSPDLARLLGDKPTFALHPQEHLLILLGILAGPSEISEKTTLLINDARPLLRKDPCVRLCAWVAAMAMQLRQEDVVLECCEVADRLYACNQLGWGSMFEAQQPSPPSGAASAVVSKATDSSSHKKAPGEPVPVQLDVPPTFPKPDAEDWEAYAELLSLKAQIGAEHLNGLNGNARNRAVQLLLTNCVNSAIAAAQGPPASKVERITNAYGLYYTFLRTTRISLETATFVLPSLRMLLSKALLAQLPKRSWSDSFTTVVYQLSCVLVYVSFSSEQEDDANQLVALLHPLRELLPPRYQKSLKDREVAEMCYRTSSVDDFLQRSKNVEAELQARGWMMLSEASANASGEAETFALALAASKGNPLVTAQCLFEHAYATTLRRGDSTPLAQVTRHLQEALRALEGLPEAVPLLQSGEETQRWNATLAAASHTATFLHSQTQRRLALDSDLAGEAVVAPDAERRAAVLKASMKSRATRTTGATFHHAFLGLRIVSLLFRTMGTHDVFDIGTASAQRAQHTTVPASRRDCVNVMLDYVSCLWHLSAKWLCEDTADEDAVILKLPAANSLYYGYAELSAAAQRLRGCVPDEEFKLNTEGLWQCLLDLGDYLARTGDEPHAFMVYSWVRFAAALTFGDARGDSRCALVQRLCNWKMCAAAASSGLSDSPYVAALTLLADTRFLVEEAVKRDVEGKRVSPSWEAAMVVGECEIRVHLGQTEEAATLAEDVLCRGLECASWNAPVTRARALRVRARYAAICLRYGDALRTLQQAFELIGVSTLSTAPTVISVRLWTELCSDQLTLLIDAQSTAEAVQWAGTVRQQLHQWRAASAAGATQADTPHAACVRAEVEDVLEFWVSHIITIVEQQPPLADVIGYQVAYSSQAQRRIPTEELLREVLLVAEGSTTLHSRLYTTHAQWHLRDRVTPQWLTQHSANVNDVRARLLVLLAEMQVLDELSLHLQNMPTSRDVEVDSARQAEVGDVLVTGMSFWRGTLFYWTAIDRLEASELVSCLLVAFQHLSMEELGLPTSNAPAHCEREVLRFIRGAASSPSLAATADGVPKTVVQAVKVGARWSSDVAHEVGVLQQALQYYNVTDPSAQAMLEVSAVPALLEKAAIHCRQWPHTRLAAAILVAVAQVEMLQRVENQLEQLDNLLIEEQQARAQALLTAAWSRARLLPARIDKPGIRTHKSTGAGKKCSLNEPNPTAMASPLTEEEEALVQRISLGIQVAVHHGHFDMAAQLSDKLGHLAVLLDHPRLAAAAAECTQANQLVGLLWRRCVHEMRDSAEGRLWRQMQAVQPLVTNCTSYTQLAHQVMAATPMERALRSCSLLCVEPEKKLAEVSSTPPAKGSHITEVSPYAMDSAVLSVAVGNCWTGFYIVTLRHPSGAVEGRRRYVPQQTWAALTDALQRTEARKQEQLGSTDDMRVSSAEERVTAEDLSNVLKELNAVAGELFGEFQASLQQYCEKTPLYLCLAPELQSFPWEQTCVLSCCPVVLRELGAAVVVSRIREFQRYGKRALQHTQKPGGSSSTKGASSGSLMCLIDVFGDHPESVAATCGTDHTKSKVSPQCLVTCSSAGVPPDAEYLTWMLQNAAPGALVVNMCGNLTDALPWSDLASLNFTQLNGAVLADGASNASSQQREERLRISALVTGIGKAVSPSPYPRWMTAALFLLRGAKFAAANAFACSPSVTDALARRCLSSVSSGKALVEQLRGKSGDVKTPFVKLYGILGSGSFKSKS, from the coding sequence ATGATGCTGGGCAACACAAGCCgcgtgaagcagctgctgtccaCAGCGCAGATATACCGCCGACCAGGTTTGCTGCACGAGGTTGTGTCCAAAGTGCGCGACGCCGAGTTGTCATCCGGCAGGCCCTCCGCAGAACTGCGCGTATTGTGCGCTGAAGTTGCGGTTGAGCTCAAGCAATGGTCAATCGCTGCAGAGGCGCTAAAAGGGGTCGGCACCGCTCAGGAAACGCGACTGCTTGCTGTACGCTTCACCTTCTGCGAGGTGCtcgtggcgctgcaccacatAGACGAGAGCACCTTCATGACCCACGAGGAAAAAGTCCAGGCGTACGTGAGTGGAGCCGCGAGCGCGCTGCAGGCACTGGCAGAAGCTGTCGAACTGTGGCCTGACAGTCTCGATGCTGTTCTCAGGGGTATTCACACATTGTGGCACATCGCCAGTTTTCTCTTCAGTGTAGGGCGCGAGGCTGATGTTTGCGAGGCCGtctccttcctcgccacACTCCATCAGCAACTCCATATTGGTGGCGGCTACACGCTCGTACAGTGGCTGGTACGAGCCGCCTTATGCCTTCGCGCCGCAGAGCGGTACAATGAAGCTGCAACTCGCTTCTCAGCCGCACTTGAGTCGGCCGCGCTCATGGGCAACCAGCGCCTCTtcgtgcaggtgctgcgtcTCGCTGCTGGCGTCATCTTCGTGAAGGAGAAAGGCAATGCCTCCTGTAAGACGCGCTTCGAGCTGCTGCCAGGCTACCGGAACCGTCCCGTGCATTTCGCTGTTCTCCTTACATATCTCCTGCTTGGAGGattggtggaggtggaggcgtgcAAGGAGGACTTACAAAGCGCTTATTGTGGCCTCAGTGAGTTCATCGACGCGgcgccacagccaccagAGAGCGGAGCGCCGGCCTCGcggggaaaaaagaaacaggCGGCAGTAAAGGcggctcctgcagcgcgacTCGCCGACGCCTTTGCTGTTACGGACCCCGATGTCATCGATGAAGTGAAGAGCGACATGCTGTTCTGCATCAGTCTGCATGGCACTCTGTCTCCAGAGCAGGTAGAGGAACTCGAGCGCAAACGCAGCAGCTTGAATTGTCGCGTGCGCAGCTTCGCAACCTACGCGCATGTCGTTCGGGAGTCCCATCGCCACGGACTCAGTAGTCTTGGCAAGTGCGCGGatgcctcctccatctcaACGTCCCACAGAGCCGAGGTCCGTGCCCTTGCCAGTGAGCTGGTCAATGTGCTCAAGAACACCAACGCTATCCATGACGAGagcgagcggcagcacacgTTGCGCATCGGGGCCTCTCTCCTGTGGAATCTGATGCTTCCTTTTTTCCAGTCTGGCACGATGGGCGacgtgcaggcggcgctggcggcagtggcggacGTGTCCCAGGCCTTTGTTCCTTCGCTGAAGAAGCTGTTCTTCCAGGCGGTCACCCTGCAATGCCAGACAGCCTTCGAGGACAACAATCGCAGTGTGCTGCATCACTTGTTACCGATGCTTCAGCGGGAGTGCGACTACGGCCAGGTTGAGGGTGAGGTGCCCGCCTGCTTGTTTCGGCTCCACTGGCTCCAACGTCAGATGGCAATCCGAGACGAGCTGGAGAACAGCCTGACATCCCCACAGGACCGCTGCCTGTTCGCCCTCGAACAAGCCCGGTGTATTTCGAACCCGCTGAAGCGCATTCCCGTGATTAAGACTGCTTTTCGGCATTTGCCGCCGGTTGTCCAAGAGAGTGATGTCTTGCCGACTTCGGCGGAAGCGACCGAGCCGCAGAAGGCTGCCCCCGTCCGCGGCGTCTTTACCACGTGTCGCTCGACGGTTCAGGTGTACCGAGAGCTCTTGGAGCTGTGCATGCAGGATCTAAGCGCCTCCTTGTACGccgtggcgatggcggtggccgaggcgctgcggggaCTTCCTTACCCTGTATCGGCTGCCGGGAACACCGAAATCGAAGAGGTACGAGCCGCAGCCTCCTTGCACGCTGCAACGATCCTTGCGCGGCAACtagaggagggagagccGCACCGGTCACAGAAGGACGCGCGGTCAGCTGAGTTAGCGGAGCCGAGAATCGCCGCTACGGAGGACAGTGAGGGATGCTTGGCTGCTCTCCTGCTCGAGGCAGCCCAACGTGGAGCAGAGCTGGAGtgccggcgcagcggcagcgggagcTGGATTGCCGCAAACGCGTGTGTGGCGTTCCTCAACTGGAAGAGACCCGCATACGCACGTGGTGAGTACCGTGCCCACCTGCTCGAACTGCTGGACCTACAGAAGCTCTACATCGCTCTTTTTGAGCATGAACAGGTGCAGGACGTGGAGCTGCTCTCCGCCCTCACAACGTCGTCTGTGATCGGTCTCGTGGTCGAATATCTTGAAGCCACAAAACCTCCGCCAGAGTTAGAGGGGTTGCCGCTGGCGAAGCAAATCAGCAGAGACGGCTTCGAGGCActcgtgcagcgcctccgcgcaTGCACGCACTGCGAGCCCTCAAacgcgcagcttcgccacgCGCAGGTCATGTGCCTCGAGGCGTTGCACCTCATCCCAGTAATGAAGCAGAAGTGGTTCCTTGCAACGCTATCCCCTGACCTAGCGCGGCTTCTCGGTGACAAGCCGACGTTCGCCTTACACCCACAGGAGCATCttctcatcctcctcggTATACTTGCTGGGCCGTCCGAGATCTCTGAGAAAACTACTCTTCTCATCAACGATGctcgcccgctgctgcgcaaggacccgtgcgtgcgtctgtgcgctTGGGTCGCCGCCATGGCaatgcagctgcggcaggaggaTGTGGTGCTGGAGTGCTGCGAGGTAGCAGATCGACTCTATGCCTGCAATCAACTTGGCTGGGGCTCCATGttcgaggcgcagcagccgtccccccccagcggtgctgcctctgcagTGGTCAGCAAAGCAACAGACAGCAGTAGTCACAAAAAGGCGCCAGGGGAGCCGGTACCGGTGCAGCTCGATGTGCCGCCCACGTTCCCGAAGCCGGACGCGGAGGATTGGGAGGCCTATGCTGAGTTGCTCTCCCTCAAGGCACAGATCGGCGCCGAGCACCTCAATGGGCTCAACGGCAATGCACGAAACCGTGCCGTACAGCTGCTCTTAACGAACTGCGTGAACTCGGCTatcgcagcggcgcagggtCCACCCGCCTCCAAAGTGGAGCGCATCACGAACGCATACGGTCTCTACTACACCTTTCTCCGAACCACCCGCATTTCACTGGAGACTGCGACCTTTGTGCTGCCAAGTTTGCGAATGCTGCTGtcgaaggcgctgctggcgcaacTCCCAAAGCGCAGCTGGAGCGACTCCTTTACTACTGTTGTTTATCAGCTAAGCTGCGTCCTTGTGTACGTATCCTTTTCGAGTGAGCAAGAGGATGACGCCAACCAGTtagttgcgctgctgcacccgcTGCGTGAGTTGCTGCCCCCTCGCTATCAAAAGTCCCTCAAGGATCGGGAAGTGGCCGAGATGTGCTACCGCACCTCGTCCGTCGACGACTTCCTGCAACGATCCAAAAATGTggaggcagagctgcaggcgcgcggATGGATGATGTTGTCCGAGGCATCTGCGAACGCCAGCGGCGAAGCAGAGACATTTGCGCTGGCACTGGCCGCCTCGAAAGGCAACCCCCTTGTCACAGCACAGTGCCTGTTCGAGCATGCGTACGCAACAACATTGAGGCGGGGAGACTCTACTCCGCTGGCACAGGTGACTCGTCACCTGCAAGAAGCACTGCGCGCCCTCGAAGGGCTCCCTGAGGCGGTGCCTCTTCTGCAAAGCGGTGAGGAGACGCAGCGCTGGAACGCTACTCTGGCCGCCGCGTCACACACTGCTACGTTCCTGCACTCGCAgacacagcgccgcctcgccctGGACAGCGACTTGGCTGGTGAGGCGGTAGTAGCACCTGATGCTGAGCGACGTGCCGCCGTGCTGAAGGCATCCATGAAGTCGCGCGCGACGAGAACTACAGGAGCCACTTTCCATCACGCATTTCTGGGGTTGCGCATCGTCTCGCTGCTCTTCAGGACGATGGGGACTCATGATGTGTTCGATATTGGGACAGCATCTGCCcagcgagcgcagcacacTACGGTCCCTGCATCGCGCCGCGACTGTGTTAACGTCATGCTCGACTACGTCTCGTGTCTGTGGCACCTCAGCGCAAAGTGGCTGTGCGAAGACACCGCGGACGAAGACGCGGTGATCCTAAAACTACCGGCCGCTAACTCGCTTTACTACGGTTACGCGGAGCTgtcggcagctgcgcagcgtctGCGTGGTTGTGTGCCGGACGAGGAGTTCAAGCTCAACACGGAGGGCCTCTGGCAGTGTTTGCTGGATCTGGGCGACTACCTCGCACGCACCGGGGATGAGCCGCACGCGTTCATGGTCTACTCGTGGGTGCGGTTTGCCGCCGCACTCACCTTTGGTGATGCCAGGGGCGACTCGCGCTGCGCGCTCGTTCAGCGTCTCTGCAACTGGAAAATgtgcgcggcagccgcctcgaGCGGCCTCAGCGACTCCCCATATGTGGCGGCGCTCACCCTACTGGCCGATACCAGATTCCTTGTCGAGGAGGCAGTGAAAAGGGATGTGGAGGGCAAGCGTGTGTCGCCATCGTGGGAGGCGGCAATGGTGGTGGGCGAGTGTGAGATTCGCGTACATCTCGGTCAAACCGAAGAAGCGGCCACCTTGGCCGAGGATGTGCTGTGCCGTGGGCTGGAGTGCGCAAGCTGGAATGCGCCGGTCACCCGAGCACGCGCCCTTCGCGTCCGCGCTCGCTACGCGGCAATTTGCTTGCGGTACGGTGATGCTCTGCGCACCCTCCAGCAGGCGTTTGAGTTGATTGGCGTCTCCACCCTTTCCACCGCCCCCACCGTCATCTCAGTTCGTCTCTGGACAGAGCTCTGTAGCGATCAACTTACTCTGCTAATCGATGCCCAGTCTACCGCCGAGGCAGTTCAGTGGGCTGGCACGGTGCGCCAGCAGCTACATCAGTGGCGTGCGGCTTCCGCTGCCGGTGCAACGCAGGCTGATACCCCCCAtgctgcatgtgtgcgtgcagaggtggaggacgtTCTCGAGTTCTGGGTGAGCCATATCATCACCATAGTAGAGCAGCAACCTCCACTCGCAGATGTGATAGGGTACCAAGTGGCCTACTCCTCTCAAGCGCAACGTCGTATCCCCACCGAGGAACTGCTGCGTGAGGTCCTCCTTGTCGCGGAGGGCTCCACGACGCTGCACAGTCGTCTGTACACTACCCACGCCCAGTGGCATCTGCGGGACCGTGTGACGCCCCAGTGGCtgacgcagcacagcgccaATGTAAATGACGTGCGGGCGCGGTTGCTGGTGCTTCTGGCAGAGATGCAAGTCTTGGACGAACTGTCGCTTCATCTGCAGAATATGCCCACCTCTCGCGATGTAGAAGTGGACTCGGCCAGACAAGCCGAAGTCGGCGACGTCCTAGTCACTGGTATGTCCTTCTGGCGAGGCACGCTTTTCTACTGGACCGCCATCGACCGCCTTGAAGCGAGCGAACTTGTGTCGTGCCTGCTTGTCGCCTTTCAGCATCTCTCCATGGAGGAACTTGGGCTGCCGACGTCGAACGCCCCGGCCCACTGCGAGAGGGAGGTACTGCGGTTCATCCGCGGCGCggcgtcatcgccgtcgctcgCCGCCACGGCTGACGGAGTACCCAAAacggtggtgcaggcggtCAAAGTCGGcgcgcggtggagcagcgacGTCGCGCATGAAGTTGGAGTTCTCCAGCAAGCACTGCAGTACTACAATGTGACTGATCCCAGCGCCCAGGCCATGTTAGAGGTATCTGCTGTGCCCGCGCTGCTGGAAAAGGCCGCGATCCATTGCCGTCAGTGGCCACACACCCgtctggcggcagcgatcttggtggctgtggcgcagGTAGAGATGCTTCAACGGGTCGAGAATCAGCTGGAACAGTTAGACAATCTTCTCATCGAAGAGCAACAAGCGCgagcgcaggcgctgctcacgGCAGCGTGGAGCCGTGCACGGCTGCTCCCGGCTCGCATTGATAAGCCCGGGATCCGCACGCATAAGAGCACTGGAGCAGGGAAAAAGTGCAGCCTCAACGAACCTAACCCGACCGCAATGGCGTCCCCGCtgacggaagaggaggaggctctTGTGCAGCGCATTTCTCTCGGAATCCAGGTGGCGGTCCATCACGGGCACTTCGACATGGCCGCTCAGCTAAGCGACAAGCTTGGCCATCTTGCGGTTCTCTTGGATCACCCTCGCCttgcggccgctgcggccgagTGCACACAAGCGAATCAGCTCGTGGGGCTtctgtggcgccgctgcgtgcACGAGATGAGAGACAGCGCAGAGGGACGCTTGTGGCGGCAGAtgcaggcggtgcagccgctCGTTACCAACTGCACTTCGTACACGCAGCTGGCCCACCAGGTCATGGCTGCGACGCCTATGGAGCGCGCCTTACGTAGCTGCAGCTTGCTGTGTGTGGAGCCAGAGAAGAAGCTGGCAGAGGtctcgtcgacgccgccCGCAAAAGGAAGCCACATAACGGAAGTGTCGCCGTACGCCATGGATAGCGCTGTTCTCTCGGTCGCCGTGGGCAACTGCTGGACTGGCTTCTACATTGTTACGCTGCGCCACCCAAGCGGCGCTGTGGAAGGGCGCCGCAGATACGTCCCTCAGCAAACGTGGGCCGCGCTCACTGATGCGCTGCAGAGAACCGAGGCTCGCAAGCAAGAGCAGCTGGGCAGCACGGATGATATGCGTGTCAGCAGTGCAGAGGAGCGCGTAACGGCAGAGGACCTCTCGAATgtgctgaaggagctgaaCGCCGTGGCGGGTGAACTGTTTGGGGAGTTTCAAGCATCCTTGCAGCAGTATTGTGAAAAGACGCCGCTTTACCTGTGTCTTGCCCCTGAGCTGCAGTCGTTTCCATGGGAGCAAACGTGcgtgctgagctgctgccCTGTGGTGCTACGGGAGTTGggggctgctgtggtggtgtcgcGGATTCGCGAATTTCAACGTTACGGTAAGCGCGCGTtgcagcacacgcagaagCCGGGTGGATCTTCCTCCACAAAAGGCGCCTCTTCGGGGTCCCTCATGTGTCTCATCGACGTGTTTGGTGATCATCCTGAGTCGgtcgccgccacctgcgGCACGGACCACACCAAGTCGAAGGTATCCCCGCAGTGTCTTGTGACATGCAGCTCAGCCGGGGTGCCACCAGATGCCGAGTACTTGACGTGGATGCTGCAAAATGCCGCCCCGGGCGCGCTTGTGGTGAACATGTGCGGGAACTTGACTGATGCCTTGCCGTGGTCCGATCTTGCCTCCCTCAACTTTACCCAACTGAACGGCGCCGTGCTCGCCGATGGCGCCTCCAATGCGAGCTCACAGCAGCGTGAAGAGCGACTTCGCATATCAGCCTTGGTGACAGGGATAGGCAAGGCTGTCAGCCCGTCGCCGTACCCACGATGGATGACGGctgcgctcttcctcttgcgtGGAGCGAAGTTCGCTGCCGCCAACGCCTTCGCATGTAGCCCATCCGTGACGGATGCGCTggctcgccgctgcctctcctcgGTCTCTTCAGGAAAAGCgctggtggagcagctgcgaggGAAATCGGGGGACGTCAAGACGCCGTTTGTGAAGCTGTACGGCATTCTCGGCAGCGGATCCTTCAAGTCCAAGTCATAG